The window CTCACCCATCGCCCATGCCAGAATCACCTGAGCCGGTGTCGCATTATGTTTCGCGGCAATACCGGTAATGACTTCATCTTTCAGTGCCTTACCGTATGCCAGCGTCATGTAAGACGTGATGTGGATACCGTGCGCTTTGGCCCAGTCAACCACCTGACGGCTTTGCAGATACGGGGACAGCTCAATCTGGTTGGTCGCGATGTTCTCTACGCCCACTGCAGCAATGGCTCTTTTCATTAGCGGAATGGTAAAGTTAGAGATACCAATTTCGCGAGTCAGGCCCTGTGCTTTAGCTTCCAATAATGCCTGCATAAATTCTTCAACAGAAACCTCATCGTTTGGTGAAGGCCAATGGATCAGCGTCAGATCAACGTAATTGGTACGCAGTTTCTTCAAACTCTCTTTCAGGCTCGGGATCAGTTTTTCTTCGCTGAGATTCTCAATCCAAATCTTGGTGGTGATATACAGGTCACTGCGCGGCACACCACTTTCAGCAATCGCCTGACCAACCGCGGCTTCGTTATCATAGATTTGTGCGGTGTCGACGGCCCGATAGCCCAGTTCCAGAGCTGTTTTAACAGAAGCGATAACGACGTCGTCTTTCAGGCGAAAAGTACCTAAACCGAATGCAGGGATAGTCATAAATTTCCTCTTTTTAATCACAGTCTTCGTTAGTCGGAGGAGTATGGCCTTCTAACGTGTAGATAAAAAGAGCGTATAACGCAGAGGATTTTTGCAGATTTAGCAATAATTGAATGACAGCAAAAGAAAAAGCCCTGAGCGTTAACTCAGGGCTTTCAATAAGTGGCGGAACGGACGGGACTCGAACCCGCGACCCCCTGCGTGACAGGCAGGTATTCTAACCAACTGAACTACCGCTCCACCGAATTTCTTTGTCACTACCCGGATTTTTCATCCCGGTTTACTGCAATTTGATGCCTGGCAGTTCCCTACTCTCGCATGGGGAGACCCCACACTACCATCGGCGCTACGGCGTTTCACTTCTGAGTTCGGCATGGGGTCAGGTGGGACCACCGCGCTACAGCCGCCAGGCAAATTCTGTTATCAGACCGCTTTTGCGTTCTGATTTTATCTGTATCAAGCTGAATTGATGTCTTTCTTTCGCCAAAACATC of the Citrobacter freundii genome contains:
- the dkgB gene encoding 2,5-didehydrogluconate reductase DkgB, yielding MTIPAFGLGTFRLKDDVVIASVKTALELGYRAVDTAQIYDNEAAVGQAIAESGVPRSDLYITTKIWIENLSEEKLIPSLKESLKKLRTNYVDLTLIHWPSPNDEVSVEEFMQALLEAKAQGLTREIGISNFTIPLMKRAIAAVGVENIATNQIELSPYLQSRQVVDWAKAHGIHITSYMTLAYGKALKDEVITGIAAKHNATPAQVILAWAMGEGYSVIPSSTKRENLASNLLALDLRLDAEDNAAIAALDCNDRLVSPEGLAPEWD